One genomic window of Methyloceanibacter sp. wino2 includes the following:
- a CDS encoding exodeoxyribonuclease VII small subunit: MAKSSGTADISTLSFEDALKELETIVDRLEKGDVELEASISIYERGEALRAHCDKLLRSAEARVEKITLNQDGTPNGVEPLDVED; the protein is encoded by the coding sequence ATGGCTAAATCGTCCGGCACTGCTGATATCTCCACATTGAGCTTCGAAGACGCGCTGAAAGAGCTCGAGACCATCGTCGACCGCCTCGAAAAGGGCGATGTCGAACTCGAAGCGTCGATTTCGATCTACGAGCGGGGCGAGGCCCTGCGCGCTCATTGCGATAAATTGCTCCGCAGCGCCGAGGCGCGCGTGGAAAAAATCACCCTCAATCAGGACGGCACGCCAAACGGCGTCGAGCCGCTCGATGTGGAGGACTGA
- a CDS encoding histone deacetylase family protein yields MTTLLLTHPACLEHDTGYGHPEQADRLRAIERALSAEDFADLKREEAPLAELSAIERLHPKAYVTDVRAAIPKQLHSWLDPDTVVSPGSWEAALRATGAVLHGVDQVVAGKADNAFCAVRPPGHHAEPSRAMGFCLFNSVAVAALHAREAHGAERVAVIDFDVHHGNGTQAAFWTDEDLFYGSTHQMPLFPGTGAKDETGVGNIWNAPLAPGDDGEDFRAAYSTQIAPALDAFAPDFVLVSAGFDAHLRDPLAQLRLQEEDFAWITEQLLEVAAKHSGGKLVSTLEGGYDLDALASSAAVHVKTLMGA; encoded by the coding sequence ATGACGACGCTGCTTCTCACGCACCCGGCCTGCCTTGAGCACGACACGGGCTACGGCCATCCGGAGCAGGCCGACCGCTTGCGCGCCATCGAGCGAGCCCTTAGCGCCGAGGACTTCGCGGATCTGAAGCGGGAAGAGGCCCCGCTAGCCGAGCTTTCTGCGATCGAACGCCTGCACCCCAAGGCCTATGTCACCGACGTTCGTGCCGCGATTCCCAAACAACTCCATAGCTGGCTGGACCCGGACACGGTGGTGTCGCCGGGGAGCTGGGAGGCGGCCCTGCGGGCCACGGGGGCGGTGCTCCACGGAGTGGACCAGGTGGTGGCCGGCAAGGCGGACAATGCTTTCTGTGCCGTGCGCCCGCCGGGTCACCATGCCGAGCCGTCCCGCGCCATGGGCTTCTGCCTCTTCAATTCCGTCGCCGTCGCGGCGCTGCATGCACGCGAGGCCCACGGCGCCGAGCGCGTGGCCGTGATCGACTTCGACGTCCATCATGGCAACGGCACCCAGGCCGCGTTCTGGACCGACGAGGACCTTTTCTACGGCTCGACCCATCAGATGCCCTTGTTTCCGGGGACAGGGGCCAAGGACGAGACGGGGGTCGGCAATATCTGGAATGCGCCACTCGCCCCTGGAGACGACGGCGAGGACTTCCGGGCGGCCTACTCGACGCAGATTGCCCCGGCGCTCGACGCCTTTGCCCCTGACTTCGTGCTTGTCTCGGCCGGTTTCGATGCCCATCTGAGGGACCCGTTGGCCCAACTCCGCCTGCAGGAGGAGGATTTTGCTTGGATCACGGAGCAGTTGCTGGAGGTCGCGGCGAAACATTCGGGCGGCAAACTCGTTTCTACTCTGGAGGGCGGTTACGATCTCGATGCCCTGGCCTCGTCCGCCGCTGTCCACGTCAAGACTCTGATGGGCGCTTGA